The sequence CGGCGCCCGGTGCCCGTGGTGCTCGCGGTAGCGTTCGACGAAATCCCAACCGTCCATTCCGGGCATTCGCATGTCGAGGAGGATGACGTCAGGGTGGTGCAGGTCGATCGCTGCCAGCGCGGCCTCGCCGTCCGGCGCCTCATCGACGGAGTAGCCTTCGTCCTCCAGGGCGAAGCGGATCACCTGGCGAATGCTGAAGTCGTCGTCGACCACCAGGACGTGGACCACTTGATTGGCCTCCTCGGCAGTGCCCGGAGCCATCTGACTACCGGCAGGCGGGAGCGGCACGACGAACCGTGAGCCGGGGTGAGCCAGAGTACGCCGGGTCCGCGCCCCGCCGATCTACCGCGCCGATGCACGATTCCCCTGGCGATCGAGACGCCCAGCACCAGGCCGCCGACTCAGCCCTGGGGCTGCTCTTCGTCCCCCGCGATCGCGTCGGTGACCCGATCGATGACCGACTTGCCCCGCTCGGACTTGCCACGAGCCGGCTTTTCTCGGCCAACGGGGCCGCCCATGAGCGCGTTGTGGAGGGTCGGCGGCGCGGCGGCCAGCGCTGGTGCCTCGCCCCGGGCAGTCGGCTGCTCGACGTAGGTGAACCGCCCCTTGCCGTCGATGCTTCGGCCGTGGGCCCATCGTCCCCTGCGGCTGGCGCCATCGGGGTCCTTCGAGAAGTCGATGAAGGCGTAGGAGACCTCCTGGACCTCCTTCTCGAGGGGGAACGTCACCGGCACCGGCATCACCTCCGTCGGCCCGCCCAGCTCCTCGATCGCGGCAAGCCACTGGTTCTGGTGCATCCGGTCACGTGCGATTAGGAATGAGAGCATGTCCCGCACACCCGTATCGCTGGTCATCTCGTACAGGCGAGCTGCCTGGAGCCGCCCCTGCATCTCGGCGTTGACGTTGGCGTACAGGTCGGCGACGACGTTGCCGCTGCCGATCGTGTAACCCGCGTTGAAGGGGTTGCCTGCGCTGTCGACCGGCCGGGCCCCGAGGCCGGAGACGATCAGGTGGTGCGGGTTCATCCCGCTCAGGACCCCGTAGACGAC is a genomic window of Sphaerobacter thermophilus DSM 20745 containing:
- a CDS encoding response regulator transcription factor, with the translated sequence MVHVLVVDDDFSIRQVIRFALEDEGYSVDEAPDGEAALAAIDLHHPDVILLDMRMPGMDGWDFVERYREHHGHRAPIIILTASQDPFRGREEIHPENHLAKPFDLDVLLERIAALVERAAGEEG
- a CDS encoding manganese catalase family protein; the encoded protein is MFFHTKQLQYPVRVDKPDPVYARQLQELIGGQFGEMAVMTQYLFQGWNLRGATDDERLRRIKDMLLDTATEEIGHVEMLATCVGMLLDGASPEQQEEAAKGDPVVYGVLSGMNPHHLIVSGLGARPVDSAGNPFNAGYTIGSGNVVADLYANVNAEMQGRLQAARLYEMTSDTGVRDMLSFLIARDRMHQNQWLAAIEELGGPTEVMPVPVTFPLEKEVQEVSYAFIDFSKDPDGASRRGRWAHGRSIDGKGRFTYVEQPTARGEAPALAAAPPTLHNALMGGPVGREKPARGKSERGKSVIDRVTDAIAGDEEQPQG